A window of Flavobacterium flavigenum contains these coding sequences:
- a CDS encoding GIY-YIG nuclease family protein: protein MIEYTEGIYTFYVYILTNKNRNVLYTGVTNNLKLRLQQHKSKLNPNSFTSKYNSHFLIYFEKFSWIQLAIEREKEIKNLSREKKLSLIKEMHPNLEFWNSLFEQ, encoded by the coding sequence ATGATTGAATATACAGAAGGAATCTATACTTTTTATGTTTATATCCTAACTAATAAAAACAGAAATGTTTTATATACAGGTGTTACAAATAATTTAAAATTACGCTTACAACAACATAAGAGCAAACTAAACCCCAACAGTTTTACTTCAAAATATAATTCACACTTTTTAATTTATTTTGAAAAGTTTAGCTGGATTCAATTAGCAATTGAAAGAGAAAAAGAAATTAAAAATCTTTCCCGGGAAAAGAAATTAAGCTTAATAAAAGAAATGCATCCAAATTTAGAATTTTGGAATTCTCTTTTTGAACAATAG
- a CDS encoding nucleotide exchange factor GrpE gives MKFKNIFKNKSNMTTENTEFDQELDESTIENNANGEQLIVEELSVEEQLAQDLAKEKDKFLRLFAEFENYKKRTSKERIDLFKTANQEVLLAMLPVLDDFDRAAVEINKSEDENLKKGVELIHEKLKSTLVGKGLEQVEIQAGDAFNADVAEAITQIPAPSDKLKGKIVDVIEKGYKLGDKIIRFPKVVVGN, from the coding sequence ATGAAGTTTAAAAATATTTTTAAAAATAAAAGTAATATGACTACGGAAAATACAGAATTCGATCAGGAATTAGATGAATCAACTATAGAGAATAACGCTAATGGAGAGCAATTAATTGTTGAAGAATTAAGTGTTGAGGAGCAGTTAGCCCAGGACTTAGCTAAAGAAAAAGATAAGTTTTTGAGATTATTTGCTGAATTTGAAAATTACAAAAAAAGAACTTCAAAAGAACGTATAGATTTGTTTAAAACTGCCAATCAGGAAGTTTTACTTGCAATGTTGCCTGTTTTGGATGATTTTGACAGAGCTGCTGTAGAAATCAACAAATCTGAAGATGAAAACTTAAAAAAAGGCGTAGAACTGATTCATGAAAAACTAAAAAGTACTTTAGTTGGAAAAGGCTTAGAACAGGTTGAAATTCAGGCTGGCGATGCTTTTAATGCAGATGTAGCTGAGGCAATTACACAAATTCCGGCTCCGTCTGATAAATTGAAAGGGAAAATCGTTGATGTCATTGAAAAAGGATACAAATTAGGAGACAAAATTATTCGTTTTCCTAAAGTTGTTGTTGGAAATTAA
- a CDS encoding IMPACT family protein, with product MEYNDTYQTIASESEEVLFKEKGSKFFGYAFPIETEDEVKPIIERLKKQHPHAVHYCYAYQIGTAPKISYRANDDGEPGNTAGAPIYGQIQSFGLTNVLVVVVRFFGGIKLGVGGLIAAYKTTAQMTLEICEIVEKTIDVHFLISFDYKNMNKVMRVIKEKKLEITSQEMEIDENSGLPIGKIITKTRKKNAESIFSTFDLMFEIDIKIM from the coding sequence TTGGAATATAACGACACCTATCAAACCATTGCTTCTGAATCTGAAGAAGTGTTATTTAAAGAAAAAGGAAGCAAATTCTTTGGCTATGCTTTTCCAATAGAAACTGAGGATGAAGTAAAACCTATTATTGAAAGATTAAAAAAACAGCATCCCCACGCTGTACATTATTGTTATGCTTATCAAATTGGTACTGCACCAAAAATTTCATATCGGGCAAATGATGACGGAGAACCAGGCAATACAGCCGGAGCGCCAATTTATGGACAAATCCAGTCTTTTGGTTTAACCAATGTCCTTGTAGTTGTGGTTCGATTTTTTGGCGGAATAAAATTGGGGGTTGGCGGATTAATAGCCGCTTACAAAACTACCGCACAAATGACACTTGAGATTTGTGAAATTGTCGAAAAAACCATTGATGTCCATTTTTTAATATCTTTTGATTATAAAAACATGAACAAAGTAATGCGGGTAATCAAGGAGAAAAAGCTCGAAATAACTTCTCAGGAAATGGAAATAGATGAAAATTCAGGACTGCCAATTGGTAAAATAATAACAAAGACCCGAAAAAAAAATGCTGAATCTATATTCAGCACTTTTGATTTAATGTTTGAAATCGATATAAAAATTATGTAA
- a CDS encoding ABC transporter permease — protein sequence MMLKLFKENIRIAFGSIKTQLLRTILTVLIIAIGITALVGILTVVTALENTVSTNFASMGANTFNINQYENTVKNRGGNEREIINPIISYPEAVAFKNKYKYPFTETSLSFTATSKAEVKYSDQKTDPEITIVGVDEHFIGNSGLEINSGRSFNQFDIENNTYSCIVGSDFEKGLLKDVNPIDKIISIRGARFKVIGVLKEKGSTFGNSQDLRVLIPIQVARSLFTAPNINYTISVMVSKKELLDQAVDNATSTMRRVRKLSPVRDNNFGIGRSDDLINRILGITKYLGWASWIISIITILGSSIALMNIMIVSVTERTREIGVRKALGATKITISVQFFIETLLIGQIGGLVGIVLGILIGFAFAAAMSFAFVIPWMAIFAAFGTSFMVAIVSGLYPAIKASQLDPIEALRYE from the coding sequence ATGATGCTAAAACTATTTAAAGAAAATATCCGGATTGCTTTTGGTTCTATCAAAACGCAATTGCTGCGAACTATTCTTACGGTATTGATTATCGCTATCGGAATTACAGCTTTGGTTGGGATTTTGACTGTTGTAACAGCACTTGAAAATACGGTTTCGACTAATTTTGCATCTATGGGAGCGAATACTTTCAACATTAATCAATACGAAAATACCGTTAAAAACCGTGGCGGAAATGAACGCGAGATCATCAACCCGATTATTTCATACCCTGAAGCTGTCGCTTTTAAAAATAAATACAAATACCCGTTCACCGAAACTTCTCTTTCATTTACAGCAACTTCAAAAGCCGAAGTCAAATATTCAGATCAAAAAACAGATCCTGAAATTACAATTGTCGGTGTCGACGAACATTTTATAGGCAACTCCGGATTAGAAATCAATTCAGGACGTTCATTTAATCAGTTTGATATCGAAAACAATACCTACTCGTGCATCGTAGGTTCTGATTTCGAAAAAGGCTTATTAAAAGATGTCAATCCAATTGATAAAATTATTTCAATCCGTGGTGCGCGTTTTAAAGTTATTGGAGTTTTAAAAGAAAAAGGATCGACCTTTGGAAACAGCCAGGATTTACGTGTTCTCATTCCAATTCAGGTAGCGCGTTCTTTATTTACCGCACCAAACATCAACTATACCATAAGTGTGATGGTTTCTAAAAAAGAACTTTTAGACCAGGCTGTTGATAACGCTACCAGTACGATGCGAAGAGTTCGAAAACTTAGTCCTGTTCGTGATAATAATTTCGGAATTGGGCGCAGTGACGATTTAATCAACAGAATTCTCGGAATTACTAAATATCTAGGCTGGGCTTCCTGGATTATCAGCATCATTACCATTCTTGGATCATCAATTGCCTTAATGAATATTATGATCGTTTCGGTTACAGAACGTACCCGCGAAATTGGTGTTCGTAAAGCTTTGGGTGCAACAAAAATTACTATTTCTGTTCAGTTTTTTATCGAAACTTTATTGATTGGACAAATTGGCGGCTTAGTCGGAATTGTATTAGGAATCTTAATCGGTTTCGCATTTGCAGCCGCAATGAGTTTTGCATTCGTGATTCCGTGGATGGCAATTTTTGCAGCTTTTGGTACAAGTTTTATGGTTGCCATTGTTTCCGGATTGTACCCTGCAATTAAAGCTTCGCAATTAGACCCTATTGAGGCTTTGCGTTATGAATAG
- a CDS encoding low molecular weight protein-tyrosine-phosphatase, giving the protein MPVKILMVCLGNICRSPLAEGILASKLPKENFIVDSAGTGSWHVGHSPDKRSIAVAQKNGLCIDHQKGRQFKTSDFDEFDYIYVMDNSNYRDIMHLAKTPEHKSKVNMILNELFPDENVDVPDPYYGAVNGFDNVYQMLDEVAEIIAQKLIEKHS; this is encoded by the coding sequence ATGCCAGTAAAAATTTTAATGGTTTGTTTGGGAAATATCTGCAGATCTCCTTTAGCCGAAGGCATTTTAGCATCCAAATTACCAAAAGAAAATTTTATAGTTGATTCAGCAGGAACCGGTTCCTGGCATGTGGGTCATTCCCCTGATAAAAGATCAATTGCCGTTGCCCAAAAAAATGGTTTATGTATTGACCATCAAAAAGGAAGACAATTCAAGACTTCTGATTTTGATGAATTTGACTATATCTACGTAATGGATAATTCAAATTACAGAGACATCATGCATCTTGCCAAAACTCCAGAACACAAGAGCAAAGTGAATATGATTCTAAATGAATTATTTCCGGATGAAAATGTTGACGTTCCAGATCCTTACTACGGAGCCGTTAACGGATTTGACAATGTCTATCAGATGTTGGATGAAGTTGCCGAAATAATTGCCCAAAAACTTATCGAAAAACATTCTTAA
- a CDS encoding acyl-CoA thioesterase, with protein MKNHQTQIRVRYSETDQMGIVYHGNYVPYFEIGRVEWLRNKGISYKSMEESGIGLPIVSMQINYKKSARYDELLTIHTTFKSQSSVKIEFDCAIYNEANELLTTAVFILVFISLKTGRPTAPPDYILELFKTLE; from the coding sequence ATGAAAAATCATCAAACTCAGATACGTGTCCGCTACTCAGAAACAGATCAAATGGGAATCGTATATCATGGAAATTACGTTCCTTATTTTGAGATAGGACGCGTGGAATGGCTTAGAAACAAAGGGATTTCGTATAAAAGTATGGAAGAAAGCGGAATCGGACTGCCTATTGTTTCGATGCAGATAAATTACAAAAAATCGGCGCGATATGATGAGCTTTTAACAATACATACCACTTTCAAAAGTCAGTCTTCAGTCAAGATTGAATTTGACTGCGCAATCTATAATGAAGCGAATGAGTTATTAACAACGGCAGTGTTTATTTTGGTATTTATTTCGTTAAAAACAGGTCGGCCAACTGCTCCTCCGGATTATATTTTAGAATTATTTAAAACACTTGAATAA
- a CDS encoding HAD family hydrolase, whose translation MIDTIIFDFGDIFINLDKEATISGLKKLGMTEWNSEFDRLNLLFETGDISHDDFLAGFQAQLPNASIEEILEAWNAVLADFPLYRLEFLQMLSKKYRLFLLSNTDSIHIATFENKSGISFYRDFYQCFEKVYFSFEIGIRKPNPEAYQYIINKHELSPKRTLFVDDKKENTDAAAALGLHVWNLQVGKEDVVDLFEKQIL comes from the coding sequence ATGATTGATACAATAATTTTTGATTTTGGAGACATTTTCATCAATTTAGATAAAGAAGCCACTATTTCGGGACTGAAGAAATTAGGCATGACCGAATGGAATTCTGAATTTGACCGATTGAATCTGTTATTTGAGACCGGCGATATTTCGCATGATGATTTTTTGGCAGGTTTTCAGGCACAGCTTCCTAATGCCTCAATCGAAGAAATTCTGGAAGCATGGAATGCTGTACTCGCAGATTTTCCGTTATACCGATTAGAATTCCTCCAGATGCTTTCTAAAAAATACCGTCTGTTTTTATTAAGTAATACCGATTCTATCCATATTGCAACTTTCGAAAATAAAAGCGGAATTTCTTTTTACAGGGATTTTTACCAATGTTTTGAAAAAGTGTATTTTTCATTTGAAATTGGAATACGAAAACCAAATCCGGAAGCCTATCAATATATCATCAACAAACATGAATTATCTCCAAAACGAACTTTGTTTGTTGACGATAAAAAAGAAAACACCGATGCAGCTGCAGCTTTAGGACTTCATGTCTGGAATTTACAAGTTGGCAAGGAAGATGTTGTGGATTTATTTGAAAAGCAAATACTTTAG
- the prmC gene encoding peptide chain release factor N(5)-glutamine methyltransferase produces MKIKQYRTQFIKELSSLYDAYEAESFFYLILENKYNLRQIDLALNHELAFSDADLEVLESFLIELKKEVPIQYLLRKTNFYGLDFEVNENVLIPRPETEELVDWIINENKIIDKTKKLKILDIGTGSGCIAISLAKNLPNAEVYAMDVSKRAIETAKKNARNNNVKIIFILKSILELEILKSNFDIIVSNPPYVRHLEKQEIKKNVLDYEPHLALFVDDNDALVFYRKIAELAQKNLLDKGQLYFEINQYLGKEMTELLEKMNFKNVELRKDIYDNDRMMKATI; encoded by the coding sequence ATGAAAATCAAACAATACAGGACACAATTTATCAAGGAACTCTCTTCGTTATATGATGCTTACGAAGCTGAAAGTTTTTTTTATCTGATATTAGAAAATAAATATAATCTTAGACAAATAGATTTGGCTTTAAATCATGAATTAGCTTTTTCAGATGCTGATTTAGAGGTTTTGGAATCTTTTTTAATTGAATTGAAAAAAGAAGTACCGATTCAATATTTACTGAGGAAAACAAATTTTTATGGATTGGATTTTGAAGTAAATGAGAATGTTTTGATTCCAAGACCCGAAACAGAAGAACTGGTCGACTGGATTATTAATGAAAACAAGATTATCGACAAAACTAAAAAACTTAAAATACTTGATATAGGAACCGGAAGCGGCTGTATTGCAATTTCACTCGCAAAGAATCTCCCAAATGCAGAAGTTTATGCTATGGATGTTTCGAAGAGGGCTATTGAAACGGCAAAAAAAAATGCAAGGAATAATAATGTCAAAATAATTTTTATACTTAAGAGTATTTTAGAATTAGAAATCCTGAAATCTAATTTTGATATTATTGTTTCAAATCCGCCTTATGTCCGCCATTTAGAGAAGCAGGAAATTAAAAAGAATGTTTTGGATTACGAACCGCATCTGGCACTTTTTGTGGATGACAATGATGCGTTGGTTTTTTACAGAAAAATTGCTGAATTAGCTCAGAAAAACCTTCTGGATAAAGGACAATTGTACTTTGAAATTAATCAGTATTTAGGAAAGGAAATGACTGAATTACTGGAAAAAATGAATTTTAAAAATGTTGAATTACGAAAAGATATTTATGATAATGACAGGATGATGAAGGCTACTATTTAA
- the hisS gene encoding histidine--tRNA ligase, whose translation MASKPSIPKGTRDFSPAEVSKRQYIIQTIKSNFEKFGFQPIETPSFENSDTLMGKYGEEGDRLIFKILNSGDYMKDIKALYDDLIFIFDEDELKKKLKEIKSLYLNVTSSELVNHKETINIHFDNFFQSKTKKLKRGSIENVFNFKKKDDIYYSLFKIFENYLSFRTYTYKEKKRFYISEFQKDILSLINRIIDDKIGSISSDISEKALRYDLTVPFARYIVQNQNDIVFPFKRYQIQPVWRADKPQKGRYREFFQCDADVVGSKSLWQEVELVQLYDNVFTALGLEGVTIKINNRKILSGIAEVIGASDKLIDFTVALDKLDKIGEDGVKKEMIEKGISEEALVTVQPLFNFSGTFAEKINQLSALLASSEEGMKGVEELKFICDNVAVLGLSTAILDLDVTLARGLNYYTGAIYEVAAPKTVSIGSIGGGGRYDNLTGIFGLPDKSGVGISFGLDRIYLVLEELQLFPETVAATSKALFVNYGDKEALYASQAIQKLRQENIKVELYPDNVKVGKQFQYADKRLIPFAVIAGDQEIASNSYSLKNLVTGEQVSVDFEGLKNALLA comes from the coding sequence ATGGCTTCAAAACCAAGTATTCCAAAAGGGACAAGAGATTTTTCACCAGCAGAGGTGTCAAAGCGTCAATATATTATTCAGACTATAAAGAGTAATTTTGAAAAATTCGGTTTTCAACCGATAGAAACCCCTTCGTTTGAAAATTCAGATACCTTAATGGGAAAATATGGAGAGGAAGGAGATCGTCTGATTTTTAAGATATTGAATTCAGGGGATTACATGAAAGACATAAAAGCTTTATATGATGATTTAATATTTATATTTGATGAAGACGAATTAAAGAAAAAATTAAAGGAAATAAAATCTTTATATCTAAATGTTACTTCAAGTGAACTTGTAAATCACAAGGAAACAATTAATATTCATTTTGATAATTTTTTTCAAAGCAAAACAAAAAAGCTAAAGAGAGGTTCTATAGAAAATGTATTCAATTTTAAAAAGAAAGATGATATTTATTATTCTCTATTTAAAATATTTGAAAATTATTTAAGCTTTAGAACATATACATATAAGGAGAAAAAAAGATTCTATATAAGTGAATTTCAAAAAGATATTTTGTCATTGATAAATAGAATTATTGATGATAAAATTGGAAGTATTTCAAGTGATATTTCTGAAAAAGCTTTACGTTACGACTTAACTGTTCCGTTTGCGAGATATATAGTTCAAAATCAAAATGATATTGTATTTCCTTTCAAAAGATATCAGATCCAGCCTGTTTGGCGAGCAGATAAGCCGCAAAAAGGTCGTTATAGAGAATTTTTTCAGTGTGATGCCGATGTGGTAGGTTCAAAATCATTATGGCAGGAAGTGGAGTTGGTTCAATTATATGATAATGTCTTTACTGCTCTAGGTTTAGAAGGTGTAACAATTAAAATAAATAACAGAAAAATATTGTCAGGAATTGCTGAAGTAATTGGAGCTTCTGATAAATTAATTGATTTCACAGTTGCCCTTGATAAATTAGACAAAATAGGAGAAGACGGTGTTAAAAAAGAAATGATCGAAAAAGGAATTTCTGAAGAAGCTTTGGTTACAGTACAGCCACTCTTTAATTTTTCAGGAACCTTTGCGGAGAAAATCAATCAGCTTTCAGCATTATTAGCTTCGTCTGAAGAAGGTATGAAAGGTGTTGAGGAACTTAAATTTATTTGTGACAATGTGGCTGTTTTAGGACTTTCAACCGCAATTTTAGATCTGGATGTAACCTTGGCTCGTGGTTTAAACTATTACACGGGTGCAATTTATGAGGTTGCAGCTCCAAAAACTGTTTCAATTGGTTCTATCGGTGGTGGTGGAAGATATGATAATTTGACAGGTATTTTTGGATTGCCAGATAAAAGTGGTGTAGGAATTTCTTTTGGACTAGACCGAATTTATCTGGTTTTAGAAGAATTGCAATTATTCCCCGAAACAGTTGCTGCGACATCAAAAGCGTTGTTTGTTAATTATGGAGATAAAGAAGCGTTGTATGCTTCGCAGGCAATTCAGAAATTAAGACAGGAAAATATAAAAGTAGAATTGTATCCGGATAACGTAAAAGTTGGAAAACAATTTCAATATGCAGACAAACGTTTGATTCCTTTTGCTGTAATTGCAGGAGATCAGGAAATTGCTTCAAATTCTTATTCGCTTAAAAATTTAGTAACAGGTGAGCAGGTTTCGGTTGATTTTGAGGGATTGAAAAATGCGTTACTTGCATAA
- a CDS encoding GNAT family N-acetyltransferase, giving the protein MENWIIREIKKEDNQAVAQLIRCVFDEMEIPKTGTAYEDLYLDLMFEQYSKPQSVYFVVENEGEIVGCCGIAPLENGDPKICELQKMYFLPKTRRLGIGSKMIEKCLEHAKNFGFEKCYLETMPFMHAAQKLYKKSGFVYLEASLGCTGHNSCPVWMLKEL; this is encoded by the coding sequence ATGGAAAATTGGATTATCAGAGAAATTAAAAAAGAAGACAATCAGGCAGTTGCCCAATTAATAAGATGCGTTTTTGATGAAATGGAAATTCCGAAAACCGGAACAGCTTATGAAGATCTGTATTTGGATTTAATGTTTGAACAATACAGTAAGCCACAATCGGTTTATTTTGTGGTTGAGAACGAAGGTGAAATTGTAGGATGTTGCGGAATCGCACCTTTAGAAAATGGCGACCCGAAGATTTGCGAATTACAAAAAATGTATTTTTTGCCCAAAACCCGCAGATTAGGAATAGGGAGCAAAATGATCGAAAAATGTTTAGAGCATGCTAAAAACTTTGGTTTCGAAAAATGCTATTTAGAAACAATGCCTTTTATGCATGCTGCACAAAAATTATATAAGAAGTCAGGGTTTGTGTATTTAGAGGCTTCGTTAGGATGTACAGGTCACAATTCCTGCCCGGTCTGGATGTTGAAAGAATTGTAA
- the ribD gene encoding bifunctional diaminohydroxyphosphoribosylaminopyrimidine deaminase/5-amino-6-(5-phosphoribosylamino)uracil reductase RibD has translation MNTHEKYIKRCIELAKNGFGTTYPNPMVGSVIVYEDKIIGEGWHKKAGEPHAEVNAIRSVKDKSLLKKSTIYVSLEPCSHFGKTPPCSDLIIEHEIPNVVVGTVDPNEKVAGQGIKKIIKSGSNVIVGVLENECYELNKRFFTFHNKKRPYIILKWAESHDGFLAPEKQPGQKRQPVWITNPYSRQLVHKWRNEEQAILVGTQTAIDDNPKLNIRDWSGNNPVRIVLDQSNRIPKDSFIFDNSVKTIVFTKSETALSTENTTFEVINFNQNIIPQILAVLHQNQIQSIIIEGGSQTLQAFINQNIWDEARIFTGKTTFNKGIKAPLIEKKNVNKTYIQNDELTYIRNYD, from the coding sequence GTGAACACACATGAAAAATACATAAAACGCTGCATAGAACTGGCCAAAAATGGTTTTGGAACAACATATCCAAATCCAATGGTAGGAAGTGTAATTGTTTACGAGGATAAAATTATCGGCGAAGGCTGGCATAAAAAAGCCGGGGAACCCCACGCCGAAGTCAATGCGATTCGATCTGTCAAAGACAAATCCTTACTCAAAAAATCCACTATTTATGTAAGCTTAGAACCCTGCAGCCACTTTGGAAAAACACCACCATGCTCTGATTTGATTATTGAACATGAAATTCCAAATGTGGTTGTGGGCACTGTTGATCCAAACGAAAAAGTTGCCGGACAGGGAATAAAAAAAATAATAAAATCAGGTTCTAATGTAATTGTTGGTGTATTAGAAAATGAATGCTATGAACTCAACAAGCGCTTTTTTACTTTTCACAACAAGAAGCGGCCTTATATTATCTTAAAATGGGCTGAAAGTCACGATGGTTTTCTAGCGCCTGAAAAACAACCTGGGCAGAAGCGCCAGCCTGTTTGGATAACCAATCCTTATTCCAGACAATTGGTTCATAAATGGAGAAACGAAGAACAGGCAATCCTGGTTGGCACTCAAACTGCAATTGATGATAATCCGAAATTAAATATCAGGGACTGGTCGGGGAACAATCCTGTAAGAATCGTTTTGGATCAAAGCAACAGAATTCCAAAAGACAGTTTTATTTTTGACAACAGTGTTAAAACGATTGTTTTTACTAAATCTGAAACTGCCCTTTCAACAGAAAACACAACTTTTGAAGTAATTAATTTTAATCAAAATATAATACCGCAAATTTTGGCTGTTTTGCATCAAAATCAGATTCAGTCCATTATTATCGAAGGAGGCTCACAAACTTTACAGGCTTTCATTAATCAGAATATTTGGGATGAAGCCCGCATTTTTACAGGAAAAACTACTTTTAATAAAGGAATAAAAGCTCCGCTTATTGAAAAGAAAAACGTAAACAAAACTTACATTCAGAACGACGAATTAACATATATTAGAAATTATGATTGA
- the dnaA gene encoding chromosomal replication initiator protein DnaA, with protein MTKTAQSVWENCLSFIKDNIQDQAYKTWFEPIKSVELTDNALYIQVPSKFFYEWLEEHYVKLLKVALTKELGKNAKLLYKIKMENTYGNKQPFTEQLPSSNRVPMKPQEVDAPFKNLNPELKNPFVIPGIRNLKIESQLNSNYSFDNFLEGDSNRLARSAGMAVANKPGGTSFNPLLIFGGVGLGKTHLAHAIGVEVKDKYPEKTVLYISAEIFTQQYIDSVKKNNRNDFIHFYQLIDVLIIDDVQFLSGKSGTQDVFFHIFNYLHQNGKQVILTSDKAPVDMQDIEQRLLSRFKWGLSAELHQPDYETRISILKNILYRDGVEMPEDILEYVARNIKSNVRELEGAIISLIAQSSFNKKEVTIELAKSVVEKFVKNVKREISIDYIQKIVSDYFQLDIETLQSKTRKRHVVQARQLAMFFAKKFTKASLANIGSQIGDRDHATVLHACKTVDNLVSTDKQFKKFVEDINKKLTL; from the coding sequence ATGACTAAAACTGCTCAATCAGTATGGGAAAACTGTTTGTCCTTTATAAAAGACAATATTCAAGATCAGGCATACAAAACCTGGTTTGAACCAATCAAATCAGTTGAGCTAACCGACAACGCGTTATATATTCAGGTTCCAAGTAAATTTTTCTACGAATGGCTCGAAGAGCATTATGTAAAATTATTGAAAGTTGCGCTTACCAAAGAACTGGGAAAAAACGCAAAGTTACTCTATAAAATTAAAATGGAAAACACTTATGGAAACAAACAGCCGTTTACAGAACAGCTGCCAAGTTCCAACAGAGTGCCAATGAAACCACAAGAAGTGGATGCTCCGTTTAAAAACCTTAATCCGGAACTTAAAAATCCGTTTGTAATTCCTGGTATTAGAAATTTAAAAATTGAATCGCAATTAAACTCGAATTACAGTTTTGACAATTTTCTTGAAGGAGACTCAAACCGTCTGGCCCGTTCTGCAGGTATGGCTGTTGCCAATAAACCGGGAGGAACATCTTTTAACCCTTTATTGATTTTCGGTGGGGTTGGTCTAGGCAAAACACACTTAGCACATGCTATTGGTGTTGAAGTAAAAGATAAATATCCGGAAAAGACCGTTTTATATATTTCTGCGGAGATTTTCACTCAACAATATATTGATTCCGTAAAAAAGAACAATCGTAATGATTTCATTCATTTTTACCAGTTAATTGACGTTTTAATTATTGATGACGTTCAGTTTTTATCAGGAAAATCAGGTACTCAGGATGTATTTTTCCACATTTTCAATTATCTGCACCAAAACGGAAAACAGGTAATTCTAACTTCTGATAAAGCTCCTGTTGACATGCAGGATATTGAGCAGCGTTTATTATCCCGTTTCAAATGGGGATTATCTGCCGAATTGCATCAGCCAGATTATGAAACCCGTATTTCGATCTTAAAAAACATTTTGTATCGTGACGGTGTTGAAATGCCGGAAGATATTCTTGAATATGTTGCCCGCAATATCAAATCGAATGTCAGAGAACTTGAAGGTGCCATTATTTCGTTAATCGCCCAGTCTTCTTTCAACAAAAAAGAAGTAACAATTGAGTTAGCTAAAAGCGTTGTAGAGAAATTTGTTAAAAATGTAAAGAGAGAAATCTCTATTGATTATATTCAAAAAATCGTGTCTGATTATTTTCAGTTGGATATTGAAACCCTTCAGTCAAAAACAAGAAAAAGACATGTGGTCCAGGCGAGACAATTGGCTATGTTTTTTGCTAAGAAATTCACAAAAGCTTCTTTGGCAAATATTGGCTCTCAAATTGGAGATCGCGATCATGCTACTGTATTACATGCTTGTAAAACAGTCGATAATTTAGTTTCTACAGACAAACAATTCAAAAAATTTGTCGAAGACATCAACAAAAAATTAACGCTATAA